One window of the Chitinophaga niabensis genome contains the following:
- the rpsO gene encoding 30S ribosomal protein S15, producing the protein MPYLTVEKKANIFKEFGGSEKNTGSVEAQIALVTERINSISAHLKQNKKDFSTHRGLMKMVGQRKRLLSYLSKTNLSGYRALIEKLGIRK; encoded by the coding sequence ATGCCTTACTTAACAGTAGAAAAGAAAGCTAACATTTTCAAAGAATTTGGTGGTAGCGAAAAGAACACCGGTTCCGTGGAAGCGCAAATCGCTTTAGTAACTGAGCGGATCAACAGTATCTCTGCTCACCTGAAACAAAACAAAAAAGATTTCTCTACGCACCGTGGTCTGATGAAAATGGTAGGACAAAGAAAGCGTTTGCTGTCTTATCTCTCCAAAACCAACCTCTCTGGCTACCGCGCCCTCATTGAGAAGTTAGGAATCAGAAAGTAA
- a CDS encoding cell division ATP-binding protein FtsE codes for MVDQPIVQLTNVNIYQGHSLILSDVNITVNRGEFVYLIGKTGTGKSSLLKTLYGDLTLKEGNGQVVGFDLKKMDWKKVPYLRRNLGVVFQDFQLLTDRNVHDNLKFALKATGWQEPKQIEDKIHDVLEKVGLGTKGFKMPYELSGGEQQRVDIARALLNSPKLILADEPTGNLDPETSDGIMQLLFRICREDGTALIMATHDYIVLQKFPSRVLRTENGQVTDNAAVSFV; via the coding sequence ATGGTGGATCAACCCATAGTTCAACTGACGAATGTTAATATATACCAGGGCCATTCATTGATCTTATCAGATGTGAATATTACGGTCAACAGGGGTGAATTTGTTTACCTGATCGGCAAAACGGGTACAGGTAAATCAAGCCTGCTGAAGACTTTGTATGGGGACCTCACCCTGAAAGAGGGGAACGGCCAGGTTGTAGGGTTTGATCTGAAAAAGATGGACTGGAAGAAAGTACCCTATCTGCGCAGGAACCTGGGCGTAGTGTTCCAGGATTTTCAACTGCTCACTGATCGTAATGTGCACGATAACCTCAAGTTTGCCCTCAAAGCCACCGGCTGGCAGGAACCCAAGCAGATCGAGGACAAGATCCACGATGTACTGGAAAAGGTAGGCCTGGGCACCAAGGGTTTCAAAATGCCTTATGAACTATCTGGCGGAGAGCAGCAAAGGGTAGACATTGCCCGTGCCCTGCTCAATTCCCCCAAACTGATCCTGGCTGATGAACCTACCGGTAACCTGGACCCCGAAACCTCAGACGGCATTATGCAGCTGCTGTTCAGGATTTGCCGGGAAGATGGTACTGCCCTTATCATGGCTACCCACGACTACATTGTACTCCAGAAGTTCCCTTCCCGTGTTTTACGGACAGAAAACGGACAGGTAACGGACAATGCAGCCGTAAGTTTTGTTTAA
- a CDS encoding BlaI/MecI/CopY family transcriptional regulator, whose protein sequence is MKTLTKAEEQIMQVLWKLGPSFVKDMIDEMPEPRPHYNTISTLVKILVDKGFVSFKAYGKSHQYYALITKDEYSHKTVKHLVSGYFEGSFSNMVSFFVKEKDMSVADLEKLLQQIKNAKNTEK, encoded by the coding sequence ATGAAAACACTGACAAAAGCTGAAGAGCAGATCATGCAGGTATTATGGAAGCTGGGTCCTTCATTCGTAAAAGATATGATAGATGAGATGCCGGAGCCGCGGCCTCATTACAACACCATTTCCACATTGGTGAAGATACTGGTGGATAAAGGTTTTGTCAGCTTTAAAGCATACGGGAAAAGTCATCAGTACTATGCGCTGATCACTAAGGACGAATACAGTCATAAAACAGTGAAACATTTGGTATCCGGTTATTTTGAGGGGTCTTTCAGTAACATGGTTTCATTCTTTGTGAAGGAGAAAGATATGAGTGTAGCCGATCTCGAAAAATTACTGCAACAGATCAAGAACGCCAAAAACACTGAAAAATGA